The Terriglobus roseus region GCCGCACCATTCTGCGTACAGGCAGTGGTGTGTTTTATGACTTCACCGGTGGTGACTTTCCTGCCACGGTAAGACTCCACGACGGGGTGAACCTGCGGCAGGTTCAGGTACAGAATCCGAACTTCCCTCTGCCGTCCGGCCCTGTGTTGGATGCCCTTCCAACCAACATCGCGCAATTCGCTCCGCATGTACGCAGCCCATATTCCTTCCAATATAGTGCTGGTGTTGAACGTCGCGTTGGGAAGAAAGGAAGGTTCAGCGCAGAGTATCGTGGCCTGACTCAGATCAAGTCGTTTCGGTCCGTCGACATCAATGCGCCTGTGCTTCCACCCAACGCACAGATTGGCATGGACTTTCCGCGTCCGGATTCCAGCTACGGTCGAATCCAGAGTGTGGAATCCAGCGGCCGAGCAATGCTGAACTCATTAGACCTCGGTTTTCGAGGAGAGATTGGTCAGTATTTCAGCGGGCAGGCCCAGTATGTGTTTGCACGCCTGATGAACAATAGCGGTGGCATCTCAATGTATCCGCAGGATCAGTACCACCCGAACCTTGAATGGGGGCGTGGGGATATGGATCGGCGACACAAATTCGACATGATCGGCAGACTGTTGCCAGACCGCTGGTACTCTCTCGGTGTTGCCGCAACGCTCTATTCCGGTCTTCCCTACACCGAAATTACGGGTAATGACGACTTCCATACGGGCCTTGGCAATGCTCGCCCCAGTGGTGTCGCGCGAAACACACTTCAGGCTGCAGCCACCATCAGTTTCGATGTGCTTTACAGCCATGACTTCAGGATTGGACGGCATTCCAAGGACAACGAAAAGTTTCTGAGTGCGGGGCTCTCTGCGTTCAACGTATTCAACTACTCCAACTATCAGAAATACGTCGGGACGCTCACCTCGTCAGCGTTTGGTCAGCCCACGTCGGCGCTGCCAGGACGTCAGCTTCAACTTTCACTGGGCTACCGTTTCTAAGATTCAATGCACGTCGGACGCTATTTGCTGTCCTGGATAGAGATTTATTCCCGCAATCGCCTAGTTAAATTGCTGATAAGTCGAACTCCATCCTCTGGCCATTTTTTAAAAACTAGCTCCCACGCCAAACTGCAGCCTTCGCGCCGGCATGGCGGTACTCGGCTGGGAAAAGAGAGAGGAACGGACATTACCCACAAACGAAGTGAATGACGTTGTGTTTGTCACGTTGAATGCATCCACGGAGAAATTCAGCTTCGTCTGGACATCGCCGTTTTTTAACTTCAATTCACGCTCTTTTGCCCAATGCAGATCAAGCGATGCCGTCCTGCTGCCCTGTAGCGTATTACGCGATATACCGTCAGGCCTCGCGTTGAGAAGGCCTGTGTTGTAACGATCGACACCAGCGGTCTCCGTATAGGGCAGCCCGGTATATAGTTTGACTGCCATGCCAAGATTCAGCCAATGATCCTTGTTAAACGCTCCCAGCAGATTGAACCGATGGCGTTGATCAAGATCGGAGCGTCCATATTCTCCGGCCATGGAGTACTGGTTTGCAGCAAACCAAGTGACGCCTCCCGTGTCGTTATTCGTATGGCTGAATGAATATTGGAGCATACCGGTAAACCATCTCCCGGCCTTCCCCTGAACTGTCAGATCTAATCCGTTGCCGATTTGTCGGCCTTCCGATTCGATCTGTCGAACAATGCCGAGCGAAGGGGTCGGGCGAACGGCGTACAGCGGAGGCAATGGTGCGTTGACGTTCCTTGAACGCAGGAGTGCTATTCCTTTTGTCCCACGATACGTTGCCGCGAAAGTGAGCCCTTTTAGCAATTGGCGTTCGAGCGTAAGACTGTAATTCAATGCATATGGCACCCGTCCACCTGGTTCCAAGGTGACCAAGTTTGTTGGGAACGAATTGATGTCAGCGTTCGCCGGATAGGGGTTGGGATATCCCGGATTGAGCAGCGTTACCGATCGGATCGTGACTCCGTTATATCTGTTCAGGTCGGCCTCGGGAGGCGCACCGCTGCGATCGAAAAAGACACCCACACCACCTCTGAGCACCGCTTTCTTGTCGTTGAATCCATAGGCGAACGATCCGCGTGGACCAAAGTCATTCCAAGCCTTGAAGTACGTCTGCCAATCGTAACGAACGCCAAATGAGACCTGGAGATTCTTGTTTACCTGCATTTGATCTTGAACGAAGGAGCCGAGTTCATTCATCCAAAAAATGGACTTCCCGGGGCCAGCTTGTTGGGTGAATGAGTAAGGCCGATTCGCTTGATAGTCGTTCAAGCTTGCGAAGCTAAATGTTCCGAGTCTATTCGTATCGTCGTGCCAAGCTCGACGGCTCAGGTTTGGGATGTTTACTCCAAAGGTGACGTAATGATGACCGTGAGCCCAACTCACCGTGTCATTGATCTTCAAATTGTTTTCGTTTTGAAGCGTGTCAGCCTGCGCTCCGCCACTGGTGAAGTTGCCGTCCACAATTAACTTTGGAGCGTTCGTCACACTGCGACTTGGACCGTAGTCCTGTTCGTAGAACAGTTGCATCTGGTTGATGAGAGTGGGAGTTACGATTATGCGCTGCGTGAAGATAACATCGTCTTCCCGCACTCTCTGATTGATGCCTGCTTCAGCAAGGACAAGACCGCCCACACCCTGATTGCGGGTGACGACGTCGCTGACGTTGTATTGCAGAGAGACACGATTAGCTTGCGAGAAGTCATGCGAGATACGGGCCGCAAACTCTGTATCGTGCATTGGCGTGGGGACGTTTGCGTCGAACACTCCCGTGGGCGTGATGGCGTGAACAATCGACTGGAGATTGTCCTCCTGTCGCGTACCTGACAACAAGAATGTTGTGTGACCGCCCGGTGCTCCTGGCCCGGTAATCGAGCCCTCATAAATACGCTTCTGTTCGAATGGCCTGGCAAGCGCAAAGTAGTTTTTTGCATCGGTTACCGAATCGCGGAAGGTGAAGTTCAGACTGCCGTGAATTCTGGGTGTTCCTGGCTTTGTGACAATATCAATCCGTCCGCGGCCCGGCTGTCTTGTTTCCACGCTGTACGGGTCACTGTTGATGCGGACTTCAGCGATCGCAGATGCCGACACTCCTGTAGTCTTCCGCTCAACACCATCAACCCTGATCGTCACTCCGCCTGTACCAACAGTTGTCTGATCGAGAAATGGTGTTAACGCTGCAACATAGTTCTGATCAAACACGGGAACCGATTGCAAGAGACTTGCATCGGCTTTGATTTGATCCCGGTTATCCGCGTTCTCCAGAGAGATCGCTTCCTGCTCGGGGGCGACCACAACTTCTTGCGTTACCGAATCGATCTTCAGTTGGATCGATATATTGATCGGAGAGCTGCCAACAGTAAGTGTGTGATCGTAAGCGGTGAATCCATTCGTCGCATTGATGTGAACGCGATAAACACCAGCCGGGATGTGATGCAGCTGGAAGTTCCCATTGCCATCAGAAGCCACAGAACGCGGATGCTGGTTCGAAGTGAAGACAACCATTGCACCGGATACATTGGCGCCATCGGGGTCTGACACATGTCCTGCAACATCCGCTTGGGAGAGAAGAGAAACTGGCAAGAGGAGCCAAACGGAGCCGGCCAATGCGTACTTACAGAAATGGGCTCTGAACTTCATGCGTGTAAGCGTATGCCGGGACACCTGAATTTCCCCTGAGGCGATGACAAGACTTCTACGATGTAAGGTGAAATTTCGGAGAGAAAAAGAAAGGCCAGCGTAGAAACGCTGGCCCGGAGAACGGATGCTATTTTGCGATCTGTGCGCGCTGCAGTTCTTGTCTTGCAGCTTCCAGCTCCGGCTTCAGAGCTTCATTGTGCAGCAGAAGGGTTCCGAGGGTCGTTCCCAGCACCTGGCCTGCAACAACGTCTGAGTGATAATGGTCGCCACAGACTTCGCGGCTATAGGCATAGTCACTTGAGCGAGCGAGGATTATCTGCGCCTTGTTGGGGATCAGCGCTGCCAGCACGACACCGAACGTGTAACTCATGGTGGCGTGACCACTAGGATAAGAGCGCAGCGGGCGTGCCTCAGGCTTGCGGTCGACATCATCGCATGTCCATTGTGAATAGGTGTCCCCAGGCATTGCTGCAGCAACAGGGAACTTTCGTTTGAAGTAGTCCTTTGCCTCGCTGGTTGCAACGGTCTGATCGTTCAGTACGTCCGCAAGCAACTTTGCTGTGGCTGGAAGTTTCTTCAGGTCGAAGTCAGCACCGATCGCAGACTGCCAAGGAGTTGGATCTTCATGATTCGCATCCCAATGTGCCTGATCGTATCGCTCTTTGGTCCTAGTTTGAATTGTGCGTTTCACCTCAGCCATCTCACGCTGCTGTGCTGCGGAACCGTCGGCAGCAGGGGGCGGAAGCAGTTGTGCTGGAATGGCATCTGAAGGCTTCAGAAAACGAAAAACTTTTGGAAGCGGCGGCTTCGAGGCGGGACTTTGGCCATGCATCACAAGGCCGGTCGATCCGGCAACAAGCACTGCAACTAGAACTTTGTTTAGATTCACTCTCTTCTCCGTTTGCGTGTGGTTAGACACAAGGGCCGCGCCCCATTGTTGCGGTCGCGGCCTTTGGCGTTAGTAATCGATGCGAAGGCTTAATTCGAGTTGACGGGGCGTTCCGCTTCCAGTCGGAACGGTGCTGAAAGCGCTGTTAATCAATCCAAAGTTGGCAGGCGCAATCTGCAGATTGTTTCCGGATCCAGTCGAAGTCAGAGCGACCACAGGGCTTCCATACTGCGCGACATTGAAGACGTTGAAGGCTTCCACGCGGAAAGACGTGCTCAGAGTCTCCCGAAGCTTGACCGTTTTTTGTAGCGCCATATCCGCCTGCCAATGCCCGGGTCCACGCACAAGGTTGCGGCCCGCATTACCCCAAGTACCATTGGCCGGCACAGCAAAGGCGGCTGGATTCAACCACTGTTTCGTGGATCGATTGGCAGGATAAAGTGGTACCCCTTGAACGCGATTCGGGCGCTGATTGCTATTGATCTGATCGGGGAGTGCCGTAGCCGAACGAGACAATGTCACGTTGAGAGGAAGACCTCCGCGAACGCTACCGATGCCAGCCATCTGCCATCCACCAACAAGTGCATTGACAAAGGATCCCGCATTGCCAAGGACAGCATGGCCGCGTCCGATGGGAAGTTGCCAGATCGCGCTTGCGGTCAAGTAGTGGCGCATATCGAACTGACTATTCGCTCGCTCACAACGAATGCAGCTTTGATTCTGCGGGCTGATGGCCTCGGCTCCGCCCACCGATCCATCGTCGATGGAATGCGCAAGCTGATAATTCGCGGAGATCAACAAGCCCGTGCGGTAATCCCGATGCACACCAAGCTCAAAGGCGTTATAAGCGCGAGTACCCTGCGTACGGTCCCATGTAAAGGTGGAATTGGTATAGCTTGCATACGGACGCTTCCCGGTCGAGGGGTTGATACCATTCGCAACCAGGTTGCTCCACAGACTGCTTCCCACGCTTCCGATATAGGAAGCTGTCATGGATGTGCCCTTGGCGAGCTGTTGCTGAACAGTGAGAGTCCATTCACTGATCTGAGCGTCCTTACGGTTGCGATCCTGCGCTGTAGGGCTAACGCTGAAAGCGGCATTGCCGAGGAAGGGATCAAGCGGAAAGCTGAGCCCAGGTGTCGTCGTCTGAGCCAGCGTGAAGCGTTGAGGGATGTTTCCTACGGCAGCTCCAAGATGACCGAACTGTCCCTGGCCATAGTAGATGCCTCCACCACCGCTGATGACTGTCTTGTTGTGGAAGACTGCTGGAGACCAAGAGACAGATAGGCGTGGGGCAAGGTTGTTACGATCGGGGAAATACCATGCGCTCCCTGCGGGACACAGAATATTCGCACACGTTGCAGGATCAACGACGACACCACGTCCAAGAACGTCATGATCCACACTCCAGAAATCGTAACGAAGACCTGCGGTAAGAATAAGATTCTGCTTCAGCTTGATGGTGTCCATGAAGTAGGCACCATATTCCGTCTGACGCTGCCCCGTCATGGCAGAAGCACCTTGAAAGGCATACGAATCCATCAGGTTCTGCTGAAAATTGTTCTCGTTGAGATAAGTTGCGGTGATAACGGGAATCTTGGGCGTGTTCTTGTTTTCCTGAATGCGTCGAACGCGTAAGCCACCCTTGAATACATTGTTCCCTTTCACGAAGGTTGTATCGTCCACCACGCTGTATGCGGTGTCGTATCGATCATCCGTAGGAGGCGTGGTCAGCGTTCCAAAGCCAGTAACCGCCACGTTGTAGGGCAGGGTTTGATCTCCACCTTCGCTGAATTCATCACGGTTGTAACCAATGCGAAAGTCTGTGAAGAGTTCTGAGGTGAAGTTGTGCGAAACGTCGATGATTGCATTGGGTGCCGTCAACGTATTGAATAGAGAGGAAAGCTGACCGGTGGGTGTGATTTCGATTCCATTCGGCGCAGTGGTTCGGAAATGGTCTGTGCTGTAGCGGCCAAAGATGTTGGTTCGGCTGCTCAGTTTGTAATCCAGACGAACCATACCAGCGTCTTCTTGCACTGGGTTTGTGCCGGCACCTGTGAAGGAGAGTGCATTGGGGTCGTTCGTCGGCGTTCCCGCGTTGATATAGGAATTGATGATGGTTGCAAGCGCAGGAGATTTTGCGATTACGGCAGTCCTGTATGCAGGCGTCGGAACGAGGCCTGTCACCTGCGCAGCAAGCACCTGGCGGTATGCTTCCCAATTCGCAAAGAAGAAGAGCTTCTTTTTCACAATCGGGCCTCCAAGGTTGGCGCCAAAGTTATTCAACCGCAACTTAGGAAGGCCCTTGTAGTTCCAGGGTCTCGCGTCGAAGACATCGTTGCGGAGATATTCCCAGGCAGATCCATGGAACCGATCTCCACCGGACTTGGTTACGATCTCAATCTGACCGCCCGCCGAACCACCCTGATCTGCGCTATACGCTGCGCTACTCGCCTTAAACTCTGAGATGGCTTCCACGGGTATCTGCAGACGCATATCGAGCTTCTCGAACTGGTGATTGATGCCCGATGCATCGACACCATCCATATGAAATCCGTTGTCTTCCTGGGACAGGCCCACAAAACGAATCTGGTCCTGCGTGCTGCCCGCTGCATCAATGGCTCCCGGAACGGTTGCTTCCAGACGCTCGAAGCTGCGTCCGTTCATCGGCAGTTCATTCAGCTGCGCGCCCTGAACCACACCACCAATCTCAGTGGAGACGCGATTGAGATCGTCTTCTTCTGTGCTGACCTGAATCACGGTGTCTTCTGCAGCGACCGTGAGCTTCGCATTCATCTCTCTTGTCTCACCGATCTGGAGAGCGAAGGAGCTGAACTGCACCGGATGGAAGCCGCTCTCAACGATGGTTTCCTTGTAGTCGCCTACGGGAAGAGAGTTGATGAGATAGACGCCGGCGCTGTTCGTCACAGACCTGTACGTCAGTCCGCTTGCCACCGAGGTCACTGTAACCACTGCGCCGCGTACGGAGCTGCCTTGCGCATCAGTGACGGTTCCCGTAAGTGTGGCACGATCCGTTTGGGCCATTGCCGGAGACAGACATATGAGAAAAGAAAAACCAGTAATTGCAAGGTTTCGCATGAGCGCTCCTGATGGATAGGTTCGGAGCGATTACAGCAAGCGGACCTAAAAGGAATCTAAGAAACGGCGCTTTGTGAAAGAACATTCACAAAGCGGGACATGTGTTTTGCGCATCAAGGCGTAAGTGTGAACACGAACACGCCGCTGACGCCAGAGAGAGCCACAAATTGCTTCCCACCGACCATGAACGTCATCGGAGACGCCTGCCAATCCTGGCCAACATAGATATGTTTCAAATCTCTACCGGTGCGCGCATCAAGAACGAGAAACGTTCCGCCAGGTCCACCTGCGAACACAAGCCCGCCAGCAGTCGAGAGTACGCCGCCGCGATTGTTCGTCGAGAGCGGCATCTCCCAAACTTTCTTCCCGGTATGGATGTCGAGTGCGCGTAAATAGCTCTCCGCATTCGATTGATTCGGAGCGACACCACCGTACCAACGATTGTCGACCAATGGCTCAGCTTGTTTCTTGTAGATGGCGCACCATTCATTGGCTCGCAGATAGAAGAGATTCGTCTGAGGGTTCCATGAACTCGAATACCAATTCGTTCCTCCACTCGATGCCGGGCAGATCACTCTTCCCGTCTCGCTTGACTCCGATGCATCGGTAAGAATTGGTCGGCCGGAGCGGTCATAGCCAGTTGCCCAAGTAGCCTTAACGAAAGGCTCCGCGAGTAACAACTCACCATTGACGCGATCGAGGACGAAGAAGAAGCCATTTCTATCTGCATGGATCAAAAGCTTCCGAGGCTTTCCGTGCCATGGTTGATCGACTAACAAGATGGGTTGTTCCGAGTCCCAGTCATGCGTGTCATGCGGTGTGAACTGGTAATGCCATTTCAACTCGCCCGTCTTGGCTGAAAGAGCAACAACGCTACTGGTGTAGAGATTGTCTCCCTTGCGTTCGTCGCCGTTGAAATCTGGGCACGGATTACCCGTTGTCCAATAGATAAGGTCGAGGTCCGCATCATAAGAGCCCGTCAACCATGTCGCACCGCATCCGTGTTCCAATGCACTTCCAATCCATGTCTCGGCAGCTTTCTCCCCGCGATTCGGAATGGAGTAAAAACGCCACACTCGCTCCCCGGTACTGGCTTTGTACGCCGAGACGAATCCACGTGCGCCTTCTTCTCCACCGGCCACTCCACTCACGACAAGATCCCCCACGACCAGAGGAGCCCCCGTGGCACTATATCCCGCAGCTACAGACCCCATTTCGACATCCCACAATTTGCGCCCATCCAGCCGGTCGAGCGCTAACAGGTGTGCGTTATCTGTGATCATGAAGACGGTATCCTTCCAGATAGCGACTCCACGATTCGTGCCGCGCCCTGCCTCGCTGACTAGCCCTGGTGTATGTGGCTGACGGTACATCCACAGTTGCTGCCCTGTGGTCGAGTCCAACGCGTATGCCTCATTCCAGCCGGTGATGTACATGACACCATCGACGACGACTGGCGTAGTTTCCAAGCGACTCGCATCAAATGGGAACAGCCAGGCGAGCGACATGCCGCCGACATTCTTTGTATTGATCTGGTTGAGAGTACTGTAGCGATTGCCAGAGTCATTGCCGTTGTAAGTTGTCCAATCACGCTTGGGGAGGATTGGCTTCTCCGTGTAGCGTTCTCCCTCACGTGACAGAAGATGATATTTCCCATCCGCAGTGAGTACTTGCGCAGAGTAGTCACTTTGGATGACGGTGCCATTGAGGCTTTTCCCATCTGCTAAACGAATGCTGCCGGGATGAGGTTCTGCAGGAGGTTTGCGTTTCCCCACCTTCATTGGAGCCTTACCCGTGTATCCAGCCGTGGACATCGCTGCATCCGAGCCAGCAAGTGTGCGTAAGTATGAAAGCAGCCGGTTTTGCTCATCCGCAGAGAAGTCAAAGCTTGGCATCCCCCGTTCAAGCCGACCATCATGTACCAGCGATTTAAGCTCTTGATCCGTGTGATAGCGAACGAAGCCTAACAAGGAAGGCGCTCGCCCGCCACCGCTACCATCTCCACCATGGCAGATGGAGCAATGTGACTCGAACATGGCCGCTGCCGAAGGCGCTGGTGATTGCGCAATGCATGAAGAAACAGACCAAAGGAGCAACAATCCTGCAACAAATCGCATGTGTACTTAGTGCCTGCTGGTGTTCGTAGAATTTGTTTGATTTTCAAAAAGAAAAAGTCCGGTCTTCCCGCCCATCACCAGATCCAGATCACCATCGCCATCCAAATCGGCGACTGCGATTTGCATTCCTGCGCTGATGCGTCCGCCATAATCAATGACGTGCTTGATCCATTCGATTGATCCATCCGCAGCCTTACGGTACTCGTACCAATAGATACCCAGCGGTTCCCTTTCGCCCGGGTCGCTGCCGTTGTGAGCCATATAGCGCTTACCAGTTACAAAGTCAGGTCTGCCATCGCCATTCAGATCCACCATCGTCATGGCATGCGCTTGAGACCACGTGTCATCAATGACGTGCTTCTGCCACTTGCCGCCGCCCATGTTTTCCATCCAGAACAATCCATAGTCATGGGCTACCGAAGTAACCAGGTCAACTCTTCCATCACCATTCACGTCAAGGGCGTAGATGTAACCGACGCTTTCAAGATTGAATTCCTGATGGAACGTCCAATTGGGCGTTCGAGGATCAGCGGGCGCTTCTAGCCATCCAAATGGCGTGATGATGTCGTTTCTGCCGTCACCGTTTAGATCGCCAACTCCAATGCCGTGGCCATAACTGCGGGTGCTGACAACGTGTTTCAAGACGCTCTCATTCGTGATCTCAAACCACGCGAGTGGATCGACCATCGTGTGGCCTCCCCACTGCGGTAGCACGGCGGGTGTCTTGCTGTTCTGGTCCAGGCTCACGAGAAAACTGAACTCAATACTGTGACCGGACTCGATGAGATGCTCTTTCCACTCACCTGTTTTTCCTTTTGGGTTTTCGTTCCACCAGATACGGTTTCCATGCGAAGCCGAGCTGACGACGTCGAGATATCCGTCATGATTGACGTCGACTAGAAGATCCGTCAGGTCTTCCGTCGCGTTGCGATAGTATTCGATCGACCGAAACGTATGCTTGATCCAACGGGGTCCCTCATACCAGTTTTCGCCGGAGACGATGTCTGGATGTCCGTCGTTATTCACGTCTCCCACGGCCGCAGTCTCGAATGCTCCAGGGTCAATCATTCTGCTGGTAAAGACGATTTCCGCAGAACGTCTCTCCGCCTGTATCGCAGATACGACTCCTAGTAACGCGGCAGCGAGCACCGCGATCAACTTCATTCGCTTCATCATCGCTCTCTTGATTTGTTTTCGTTTTGATCAGGTGTTTAGGGACTCAGTGCGATGCCTGCCTACCATTAGCGACTTCGGGCAACGGAGGTATTGATACGGCATTTGTTGCGGCCCATTCGGTGCCTCGAACAAACGTGGAAATGAAACCTGGTGTATGTACCGCGCGCATGTCATTGCCAAGCATTGTGGCAAAAACACGGCCACTTCCGTAGGCATGCGTCCACAACAGCGGTTCATCTCGCGAAGGGCTTCCTGGTTCCGGTGCTGGACTTCGTGGCTTCGCCACATATTGAGAATGGTCATCCCATCCCGTCGCCAGAATGTGCAGATCACCAAGTGGGACACAGTCGAGTCCTGCATAGAGCTCATCCGTCTTTGCCATGAAAGATGAAGCCATCCCTCGTGTTATCGGATGGTCCGAGTCTCGGATGTCTACCTTGTAATCATGAACTGGCGCATGGTAACTGGCACTTGTCTTCCATACACAACCAACTAACTGCCGGTACTCCGTCCAGTTCTGAAAGGATGCAGCCGAATGGTGATAGACCACCAACCCTTTCCCTGATCTGACGAAGTTCAGTAGCGCCTCTTTAGTGGAGTCGCTCCAATCCGGCAC contains the following coding sequences:
- a CDS encoding TonB-dependent receptor, which translates into the protein MSDPDGANVSGAMVVFTSNQHPRSVASDGNGNFQLHHIPAGVYRVHINATNGFTAYDHTLTVGSSPINISIQLKIDSVTQEVVVAPEQEAISLENADNRDQIKADASLLQSVPVFDQNYVAALTPFLDQTTVGTGGVTIRVDGVERKTTGVSASAIAEVRINSDPYSVETRQPGRGRIDIVTKPGTPRIHGSLNFTFRDSVTDAKNYFALARPFEQKRIYEGSITGPGAPGGHTTFLLSGTRQEDNLQSIVHAITPTGVFDANVPTPMHDTEFAARISHDFSQANRVSLQYNVSDVVTRNQGVGGLVLAEAGINQRVREDDVIFTQRIIVTPTLINQMQLFYEQDYGPSRSVTNAPKLIVDGNFTSGGAQADTLQNENNLKINDTVSWAHGHHYVTFGVNIPNLSRRAWHDDTNRLGTFSFASLNDYQANRPYSFTQQAGPGKSIFWMNELGSFVQDQMQVNKNLQVSFGVRYDWQTYFKAWNDFGPRGSFAYGFNDKKAVLRGGVGVFFDRSGAPPEADLNRYNGVTIRSVTLLNPGYPNPYPANADINSFPTNLVTLEPGGRVPYALNYSLTLERQLLKGLTFAATYRGTKGIALLRSRNVNAPLPPLYAVRPTPSLGIVRQIESEGRQIGNGLDLTVQGKAGRWFTGMLQYSFSHTNNDTGGVTWFAANQYSMAGEYGRSDLDQRHRFNLLGAFNKDHWLNLGMAVKLYTGLPYTETAGVDRYNTGLLNARPDGISRNTLQGSRTASLDLHWAKERELKLKNGDVQTKLNFSVDAFNVTNTTSFTSFVGNVRSSLFSQPSTAMPARRLQFGVGASF
- a CDS encoding phosphatase PAP2 family protein, whose product is MNLNKVLVAVLVAGSTGLVMHGQSPASKPPLPKVFRFLKPSDAIPAQLLPPPAADGSAAQQREMAEVKRTIQTRTKERYDQAHWDANHEDPTPWQSAIGADFDLKKLPATAKLLADVLNDQTVATSEAKDYFKRKFPVAAAMPGDTYSQWTCDDVDRKPEARPLRSYPSGHATMSYTFGVVLAALIPNKAQIILARSSDYAYSREVCGDHYHSDVVAGQVLGTTLGTLLLHNEALKPELEAARQELQRAQIAK
- a CDS encoding TonB-dependent receptor; the encoded protein is MRNLAITGFSFLICLSPAMAQTDRATLTGTVTDAQGSSVRGAVVTVTSVASGLTYRSVTNSAGVYLINSLPVGDYKETIVESGFHPVQFSSFALQIGETREMNAKLTVAAEDTVIQVSTEEDDLNRVSTEIGGVVQGAQLNELPMNGRSFERLEATVPGAIDAAGSTQDQIRFVGLSQEDNGFHMDGVDASGINHQFEKLDMRLQIPVEAISEFKASSAAYSADQGGSAGGQIEIVTKSGGDRFHGSAWEYLRNDVFDARPWNYKGLPKLRLNNFGANLGGPIVKKKLFFFANWEAYRQVLAAQVTGLVPTPAYRTAVIAKSPALATIINSYINAGTPTNDPNALSFTGAGTNPVQEDAGMVRLDYKLSSRTNIFGRYSTDHFRTTAPNGIEITPTGQLSSLFNTLTAPNAIIDVSHNFTSELFTDFRIGYNRDEFSEGGDQTLPYNVAVTGFGTLTTPPTDDRYDTAYSVVDDTTFVKGNNVFKGGLRVRRIQENKNTPKIPVITATYLNENNFQQNLMDSYAFQGASAMTGQRQTEYGAYFMDTIKLKQNLILTAGLRYDFWSVDHDVLGRGVVVDPATCANILCPAGSAWYFPDRNNLAPRLSVSWSPAVFHNKTVISGGGGIYYGQGQFGHLGAAVGNIPQRFTLAQTTTPGLSFPLDPFLGNAAFSVSPTAQDRNRKDAQISEWTLTVQQQLAKGTSMTASYIGSVGSSLWSNLVANGINPSTGKRPYASYTNSTFTWDRTQGTRAYNAFELGVHRDYRTGLLISANYQLAHSIDDGSVGGAEAISPQNQSCIRCERANSQFDMRHYLTASAIWQLPIGRGHAVLGNAGSFVNALVGGWQMAGIGSVRGGLPLNVTLSRSATALPDQINSNQRPNRVQGVPLYPANRSTKQWLNPAAFAVPANGTWGNAGRNLVRGPGHWQADMALQKTVKLRETLSTSFRVEAFNVFNVAQYGSPVVALTSTGSGNNLQIAPANFGLINSAFSTVPTGSGTPRQLELSLRIDY
- a CDS encoding pyrroloquinoline quinone-dependent dehydrogenase; this encodes MSTAGYTGKAPMKVGKRKPPAEPHPGSIRLADGKSLNGTVIQSDYSAQVLTADGKYHLLSREGERYTEKPILPKRDWTTYNGNDSGNRYSTLNQINTKNVGGMSLAWLFPFDASRLETTPVVVDGVMYITGWNEAYALDSTTGQQLWMYRQPHTPGLVSEAGRGTNRGVAIWKDTVFMITDNAHLLALDRLDGRKLWDVEMGSVAAGYSATGAPLVVGDLVVSGVAGGEEGARGFVSAYKASTGERVWRFYSIPNRGEKAAETWIGSALEHGCGATWLTGSYDADLDLIYWTTGNPCPDFNGDERKGDNLYTSSVVALSAKTGELKWHYQFTPHDTHDWDSEQPILLVDQPWHGKPRKLLIHADRNGFFFVLDRVNGELLLAEPFVKATWATGYDRSGRPILTDASESSETGRVICPASSGGTNWYSSSWNPQTNLFYLRANEWCAIYKKQAEPLVDNRWYGGVAPNQSNAESYLRALDIHTGKKVWEMPLSTNNRGGVLSTAGGLVFAGGPGGTFLVLDARTGRDLKHIYVGQDWQASPMTFMVGGKQFVALSGVSGVFVFTLTP
- a CDS encoding FG-GAP repeat domain-containing protein, with the protein product MMKRMKLIAVLAAALLGVVSAIQAERRSAEIVFTSRMIDPGAFETAAVGDVNNDGHPDIVSGENWYEGPRWIKHTFRSIEYYRNATEDLTDLLVDVNHDGYLDVVSSASHGNRIWWNENPKGKTGEWKEHLIESGHSIEFSFLVSLDQNSKTPAVLPQWGGHTMVDPLAWFEITNESVLKHVVSTRSYGHGIGVGDLNGDGRNDIITPFGWLEAPADPRTPNWTFHQEFNLESVGYIYALDVNGDGRVDLVTSVAHDYGLFWMENMGGGKWQKHVIDDTWSQAHAMTMVDLNGDGRPDFVTGKRYMAHNGSDPGEREPLGIYWYEYRKAADGSIEWIKHVIDYGGRISAGMQIAVADLDGDGDLDLVMGGKTGLFLFENQTNSTNTSRH
- a CDS encoding ThuA domain-containing protein, with the translated sequence MLRKMFLLLISCSPVVAQTPAPTIHAIQVLIVTGQDKHPWRETSPYLKGLLEATGKFEVRVTEEFKGAGEETLRPYDVVVLDYSDEKLNVPDWSDSTKEALLNFVRSGKGLVVYHHSAASFQNWTEYRQLVGCVWKTSASYHAPVHDYKVDIRDSDHPITRGMASSFMAKTDELYAGLDCVPLGDLHILATGWDDHSQYVAKPRSPAPEPGSPSRDEPLLWTHAYGSGRVFATMLGNDMRAVHTPGFISTFVRGTEWAATNAVSIPPLPEVANGRQASH